From the genome of Canis lupus familiaris isolate Mischka breed German Shepherd chromosome 20, alternate assembly UU_Cfam_GSD_1.0, whole genome shotgun sequence:
ATACCGCCCCCTGCTGCTGGAAACGGGAAGTGCTCGCCGCCCGCCCCGGAGGCATCGCCACCGGGATCCCTGTCCTCGCGCAGAGACACGGTGCCCTCTTGCGGGCAGCCGCCCACTTCAGGAACTTTGAAAAGGCCCGGGTCACCTGCATCCTGCTAGATTATACCTgagtaggatttttaaaagcccaAAACTGAGGATTGCAAGATCCAGATTTGAGTCTCAGCTTTGCCTCTGGGCCGTCTTGAACAAATCCCATCAGCCTTCTGGGCCTGTTTCTGTTCCTAACGTGGATCTTATTACCTCTTCCCATAATTATTGGATTACGGGAGAGGTGTTCGGTGACAATGCCCAGTGGACACGCAGTTCACAGGAAGCTACCTCCCTCAGCTCACCCCACGGCCATGGAGCAAATGAAACTGTCATCAATTTATTACTGAAAGCAagacactaaaaacaaaaaacagggaggAAAAGGGCTGTGGATGTCTAGATAGTGGGCTGATGCCATGACTGATGGGACAAGGAAGACTTCCCCTGGGAAAGGGTCATGCCAGGAGCTGGCCAGCAGCTGCTGGGGGTCACTAGGCCACTTTTCCGATGTTTTATTTCAGGAAAGTTCCAGTACAGGAGGCAAGCATCACAGTGGTGGTAGAAAGCCCAAGGCCCTTGGAATCAGCCCTGggttaaatcctggctctgccacttaagtagctgtgtgaccctgagggaagtcatttaacctccctgagtctcaaacttatttttctacaaaatggggataataacacaTCCTGTCCTGGTGGATAAGACTTAAGTCATACAACATAACTTTGAGCGCCTGCACTCTGGTCGGCTCAGCACATGAGAGCTGCTATTGCAAGCATGGAGCTCTTGCAagcagtgggaaggaggggacaCATGGGTTGGGCGGTGTTGGCAACTGTCCTATTGGACTCCTAGGCCAGCCCCCAGGGTgtgctggggaaggaagggggtgcAAAGTCTCCAGCAGGCAGCCTctgctcttttctccctccacctctcagCCCCCAGCAGGACTCAGATGTCAGAGCATCCTATCAGTAGATCCACAGcaggaggggttgggggtgagggtgtCACCCACTTCCGTGGAGCTGAGGAGGGCATGCTGGATTCCAGCACGGGGAAGCCGGGAGAtggacatcagggaaatagaCATCAGGGCACTAACTTAGGCAACAGCGTGTCGGTGGCAATTTCCCAACTTTGATAATGGTGCTGTGCGGATGTAAGGAAACATCCTTGCTCTCTGTCAGTAAATACACCGAAGCATTTAGGGGTAAAGGGGAACCATGTCTGCAATTCACCCTCTAAgggttaaggaaaaaaataaaaggatatagcAATATGGGGAAATGTTACCGTTGGGAACATCTGTATGAAGGGTATCCAGgaattcttgcaacttttctacAAGCAGGAAATTATACGATAATAAAAAGttatgcaaagaaaaaagtgCAGCAGCAGTGGGGGGTTCTCTATCTCCATTCTTTTCTGTCCTGCTGCTGAGAATCCGTTGGTGGTGAGAACTGTGTCTGGCTTGCCTTGggtctcctccctctaccccctcccctcccccccccgtcccctcccttcctctcctccccttccctcttcccctccttcccctccactccttcccctcccatctcctccctcctcctcccctcctccctctctcttcttccctcttcccttccctcctccccctcccctcccctccctcccctcccgtcctccccctcctccctctctcttccttcctctccccgtccccttctcccctcccccctcccctcctccccgctccctctctcttctcctctcccttccctcctcgcCTCTTCATATAccccctcaccctccctcccatGCTCCTTCCGCATCCTTACATCTCACCTCCAcctcccatctcctccctctcctgacccctcccctcctcccctcctcacctctctccctcGTCTCTTCTTGCGCCTCTCTCCCTcggcctcctgccccctccctgcccctcccctctctcttcttgttcttcccttcctcctcttccttccctctcccctcccatcctccccctccctcccctcccctcctccccctcctccctctctcttcttccctctcccctcccctcccctctccaccctctcccctcccctcccctcccatctcatccccctcccccctcccatctcctgcccctccctcccctcccatctcctccctctcctcccctcccctcctccccctcctccctctctcttcttccctccccaccttcccccctcctcctccccctccccctccccgtccccgtccccagAGCTCCCCGCCCGAGGGCCCAGCACCAGCGCAGCCACTCGGGGCCCAGCGGCACCAGCTTTATTTGCACGAGGAGCGGGTTGGGGCgggtcggggcggggcggggcgggggcgacgCTACACGATGGCGAACTGGCAGATGTAGGGCAGCCTGTCTCGGCAGCGCTTGTCGAACCACTTGCCGTTGGCGGCGCCGGCCAGGGCGGCGCAGTTCTCGGCCTTGCCGCCGTCGGGCTGCGCCGTGATCTCCGTCTCCCAGTTCTTGTAGGCGATGTGGCCGCCGGTCAtgtccacccaggcgccctcggCCGCCATGTCGTTGAGGCCCAGCCACGTCTCGGCCTCGGCGCCCGCGCTCTGGCGCAGGTAGTCGTGGAGCGCGTCGTTCTCGGAGCCCGACTGCGGGGTGCCCAGGGTGCCCCCGCGCGAGATGCAGTCCTCGCTCGCCTCGTGGAAGGTCTTGGGCTGCGTGAAGGCCAGGAAGCATTTCCTGTGCACCTTGGTGCCCTTCAGGCagactgcggggggggggggacggccGTCACGCGGGGTCCGGggggacccccaccccaggcccccgACGGCCCCTCCCCGCACCCAGCCTTGGGCTGCGATGGACGCCGAGGCACAGCCCAGATCCCCCGGCCCCTCGGCCCATCGGCTGCGCAGGCCGTACAGGTGCAGCTGCAAGCTCGAGGC
Proteins encoded in this window:
- the CLEC3B gene encoding tetranectin, which produces MELWGTYLLLCLFSLLTQVTAQESTPKVKKAVNAKKDAVIPKMFEELKSQVDSLAQEVALLKEQQALQTVCLKGTKVHRKCFLAFTQPKTFHEASEDCISRGGTLGTPQSGSENDALHDYLRQSAGAEAETWLGLNDMAAEGAWVDMTGGHIAYKNWETEITAQPDGGKAENCAALAGAANGKWFDKRCRDRLPYICQFAIV